The region CGGTATACTGCACAATTAACTGTCATgtaatgaaatatttaatatttcccCTTGAGAAATGACTCAACATAGTTAGGCACCAAGGCACAGCATTAAAGTCTGCGGTTAATGAATGTGTTCGTTTACATATTGCACTGGGtcgcaaaacaaacacaagacaGAACAGAAACAAATCGCACCTTCAAAGATGAAAGCCTTTGATGCGAAATACAAACCAATCGGTAGTGTGACCATTAGGATAGTGAAGAACAACAGTGTCTTGAGGGCTGAAACCATCGAACCTTCATTCCTGCATGGAagcgcacacacgcaaacacagacacaaagtCAACCCCTGTTCCCTTCGGGGGGGCATCTGGAAGTTGTCATTTATTTCCCCAGCGATACACCATTAATATTACtggaacattttcaaataaagacTCTCGGTCACGCTAATAAAAACAGACTGCAGCTGCACAAGGCTACCGTGCTAATGGACACacgagaaaagaagaaaagtattttcttacGTTCTAAAATGAGGCGGGGGTCCGCCAGTGGCGTCTGGTGACGCGCTGATGGAACCGTCCATTGCAGAATGAATgtgaaaattgaaaatgttataAACAAAGGGGGAGGAAAATGCTGCAATTATCAGCACGAATGTGCCTGTGTTGTTTTGTGTCGTTACTTCCGCATCAAGTCACGAGACCTAAACATCACCGCTTGAGATCTCAGTTAGTATCGCGAGAATTGGTACCCGGCGatcaaaattattatattatatacattattGACTATCGTTCATCATTCGTTTTCTAAATTCTAAAATAGTCACAAAAATgctttgtaataataataagaagaagaagaagaagaagaaaacggatggatggataattgttaATGTTGTTTCTTTGTAATAGGAAAATCATAGATAAGCCAGTGCGCGTAATAGCCCAGGTAAACAACGTGCCtaagtggcggccatgttggggaggtggACGTTctcatcaaaggcaatgcatgtgtGTGGGAGAAAGCACACAGCGCCCCTCATTGACATATCCTGCCTTTCAAAAATGTGTCTCCATCATCAGCACATGAACTGGAGTTTTAAAGTGTGTATTGTGAATAAACTGTTTTAAGAGCTCGTTCCACCAAATTTCACAAAGTCCTATTTATGGGGGAAGTTCCCTctagacattttttaaattaaaagtgtTCACAAAATTGGTTCAGCTGTATAACCCCCAAAAACGGATTTACTTTAGTCACGTTCTGAGGGTTCGTCATGTTGGTGCGCAGCCATGAAGAAGACCCAAGCGCAGGGAAGCAGACAAGGCAGGCAGGAGTTCAGGGTAATCTCCAAAAGatatttattataaaaacagcaaaaggtATGGgggtaacaataataataataaaaaaactaaaaaa is a window of Phycodurus eques isolate BA_2022a chromosome 9, UOR_Pequ_1.1, whole genome shotgun sequence DNA encoding:
- the vma21 gene encoding vacuolar ATPase assembly integral membrane protein vma21 codes for the protein MDGSISASPDATGGPPPHFRTNEGSMVSALKTLLFFTILMVTLPIGLYFASKAFIFEGSMKMSSSDSYFYAAIVAVLAVHVVLALFVYVAWNEGTPKRKGKYD